A part of Rhodamnia argentea isolate NSW1041297 chromosome 8, ASM2092103v1, whole genome shotgun sequence genomic DNA contains:
- the LOC115735385 gene encoding uncharacterized protein LOC115735385, protein MQSLVLLVVLMGAVVAIAWLVLNPHPPTFRLDSLSLSGLPNASDISSPPLKLHIRILLTASNPNKKLALAIQDVDLFVALFQHGHRLPLSSHNDTLPSENYISKRGHRALTVVAEAGLPPGRGRRMKRLYQFTQGSAVMLVRMKVTVKFMHGYWPSKQATVKVGCGHLTIGISPSTQTGELKEGGKDCRAGFA, encoded by the coding sequence ATGCAGTCGCTGGTCCTCCTTGTTGTCTTGATGGGCGCGGTCGTCGCCATCGCGTGGCTCGTCCTGAACCCTCACCCTCCCACGTTCCGGCTCgactccctctccctctccggcCTCCCCAACGCCTCCGACATCTCGTCCCCTCCTCTGAAACTCCACATCAGAATCCTGCTCACCGCGTCCAACCCCAACAAGAAACTCGCCCTGGCCATCCAGGACGTCGACCTCTTTGTCGCGCTATTTCAACACGGTCACAGGCTCCCTCTCTCGAGCCACAACGACACATTACCATCAGAAAATTACATCAGCAAGAGGGGCCACCGAGCCCTCACGGTCGTGGCGGAAGCAGGCCTGCCGCCTGGCCGCGGAAGGAGAATGAAGAGGCTATATCAGTTCACTCAAGGGTCGGCGGTGATGTTGGTGAGGATGAAGGTTACGGTCAAGTTCATGCACGGGTATTGGCCGAGCAAGCAAGCAACGGTGAAGGTTGGATGCGGGCATTTGACCATCGGGATTTCGCCGTCGACACAAACGGGGGAGTTAAAAGAAGGAGGGAAGGATTGCAGGGCTGGCTTCGCTTAA